A section of the Acropora muricata isolate sample 2 chromosome 4, ASM3666990v1, whole genome shotgun sequence genome encodes:
- the LOC136914877 gene encoding octopamine receptor beta-2R-like — protein sequence MWFSVLGWLLTLLVVAGNGLVVFLNLQRKQMRTIPNCLIGSLAVADIFVGFSYFPSVFFELQNDISGACPGGVVFIVRHYFQYCSVTNLCAVLGERYFSINQPLQYATKVTWTKIIYLVLGSWITPLLAFVIPKTIIDLYAFKNCQIFAILKTIMFNMLPLFLLIILSVRVLIIAWRLHRESRALNAQVRFYHKRETLQIPRTGPELFGRKATANMMIIVMVIFFLCSTAENWKEFCLGGNLPASCKIKPNVHNAFDLLCILNSAVNPIVYAFLKRDFKERLRHLANCNRSRR from the coding sequence ATGTGGTTTTCCGTGCTTGGATGGCTCCTCACTCTTCTGGTCGTCGCTGGAAACGGACTTGTCGTATTTCTTAATCTCCAAAGGAAGCAGATGCGAACAATACCAAACTGTTTGATTGGATCGTTAGCAGTGGCTGATATTTTTGTTGGATTCTCCTATTTCCCATCGGTTTTCTTCGAGTTGCAAAATGACATCTCAGGCGCTTGTCCGGGTGGAGTCGTTTTTATTGTGAGACACTATTTTCAATATTGTTCCGTCACAAACTTGTGTGCCGTGTTAGGGGAGCGCTACTTTTCAATTAACCAGCCGCTTCAGTATGCTACGAAGGTAACatggacaaaaataatttatctcGTACTTGGATCATGGATAACACCATTGCTAGCTTTTGTTATCCCGAAAACTATCATTGACCTTTATGCTTTCAAAAATTGCCAAATTTTCGCAATTCTCAAAACGATCATGTTTAATATGCTTCCTCTATTTCTACTCATAATATTATCCGTGCGCGTTCTTATTATTGCGTGGAGGCTACATCGCGAATCACGCGCGTTAAATGCTCAGGTTCGCTTCTACCACAAACGCGAGACTTTACAGATTCCAAGAACTGGTCCTGAATTATTTGGGAGAAAGGCGACTGCCAATATGATGATAATTGTCATGGTGATATTTTTTCTCTGCTCTACTGCCGAAAACTGGAAGGAATTCTGTCTGGGAGGGAACTTACCTGCTAGCTGTAAAATTAAGCCAAATGTTCACAACGCCTTTGATCTACTTTGTATTCTTAATTCAGCTGTAAATCCGATCGTCTACGCATTTCTGAAGAGGGATTTCAAAGAACGTTTAAGACATCTCGCAAATTGCAACAGGTCAAGGCGCTAA